A part of Verrucomicrobiota bacterium genomic DNA contains:
- a CDS encoding alpha-L-fucosidase — protein sequence MFFPPLNSKTVSGIYFPFLAVISCCWTAGLFAQAITDKEQTDTIWGKTSVEKDRLIKDHQWYQESKFAMFIHWGLYSEAAGVWKGKNYFGISEWIMKRAKIPVRDYETLTKKFNPVEFDADSIAQLAVDAGMKYIVITSKHHDGFAMYHSKVSKFNIVDATPFDRDPLKELAEACKRHGLKLGFYYSQSQDWHEKDAIGNTWDFKEDDKDFQKYLNEKALPQIEEILTGYGDIGLIFFDTPAGISREQVIKLKERVAQLQPNCLINSRIGQGLGDFATLGDSEIPDHIREGLWETPDTHNNTWAYSKLDINWKSDTEIIHRLIRA from the coding sequence ATGTTTTTCCCTCCACTCAATTCAAAGACCGTAAGCGGAATCTATTTCCCGTTTTTAGCCGTAATTAGCTGTTGCTGGACCGCCGGGCTTTTCGCTCAGGCCATAACTGACAAAGAGCAGACTGACACGATTTGGGGAAAGACGTCCGTGGAAAAAGATCGGTTGATCAAGGATCACCAATGGTACCAGGAGTCCAAGTTTGCCATGTTTATTCACTGGGGCTTGTACTCGGAAGCGGCAGGAGTTTGGAAAGGAAAGAATTATTTTGGCATTAGTGAATGGATAATGAAACGAGCGAAGATACCGGTTCGAGATTATGAGACCCTAACAAAGAAATTTAATCCGGTTGAATTTGATGCGGATTCAATTGCTCAATTGGCGGTGGATGCGGGGATGAAGTACATTGTGATTACCTCCAAGCACCACGATGGGTTTGCCATGTATCATTCCAAGGTTAGCAAGTTCAACATCGTGGATGCCACACCGTTCGACCGGGATCCACTTAAGGAACTTGCCGAAGCCTGTAAGCGGCATGGATTGAAGTTGGGTTTTTATTATTCCCAGTCGCAGGATTGGCATGAAAAAGATGCGATTGGAAACACCTGGGATTTCAAGGAAGACGACAAAGATTTTCAAAAATACCTGAATGAAAAAGCCCTTCCTCAGATCGAAGAAATTCTCACCGGCTATGGGGACATCGGACTCATCTTTTTCGACACGCCTGCTGGTATTTCACGCGAACAGGTGATTAAGCTGAAAGAACGGGTCGCTCAGCTCCAGCCAAACTGTTTGATCAACAGTCGCATTGGCCAGGGCTTGGGAGACTTCGCAACGCTTGGAGACAGTGAAATTCCCGATCATATCCGAGAGGGTCTTTGGGAAACTCCCGATACCCACAATAACACCTGGGCTTACAGTAAGTTGGATATCAATTGGAAAAGCGATACGGAGATAATACACCGCCTGATTCGGGCGTAG